One Phycisphaeraceae bacterium genomic window carries:
- the recR gene encoding recombination mediator RecR, with protein sequence MNLQRSSSRGGYPESVERLIERFAKLPGIGRRTAERLAFWVLKAEKADAMALADAIAEVKRSIRHCDICFNLSETQPCAVCSDTRRDRGVVLVVEQPRDLIALEQTGVHRGVYHVLLGRVSPLEGVGPDDVTIAQLVARVTDPSKNCAGEPVREVILGLNPTLEGDGTALFIAEALQGAGVRLTRLARGVPSGSQLEYASKAVLTDALAGRQRME encoded by the coding sequence GTGAACCTTCAACGATCCTCTTCGCGAGGCGGGTACCCCGAGTCGGTGGAGCGTCTCATCGAGCGGTTCGCGAAGCTCCCCGGCATCGGGCGTCGCACGGCGGAGCGGCTCGCGTTCTGGGTGCTCAAGGCGGAGAAGGCCGACGCGATGGCCCTTGCCGACGCGATCGCCGAGGTGAAACGCTCCATCCGGCACTGCGACATTTGTTTCAATCTCTCCGAGACGCAGCCCTGCGCCGTGTGTTCGGACACGCGCCGGGACCGGGGCGTGGTGCTGGTGGTCGAGCAGCCGCGCGACCTGATCGCGCTGGAGCAGACGGGCGTGCATCGCGGCGTGTACCACGTGCTGCTGGGGCGGGTCTCGCCGCTGGAAGGGGTGGGGCCCGACGATGTGACGATCGCGCAGCTGGTGGCGCGCGTGACGGACCCGTCGAAGAACTGCGCGGGCGAGCCGGTCCGCGAGGTGATCCTCGGGCTGAACCCCACGCTCGAGGGCGACGGCACGGCGCTGTTCATCGCCGAGGCGCTGCAGGGCGCAGGCGTGAGGCTGACCCGCCTGGCGAGGGGGGTGCCCAGCGGGAGCCAGCTGGAATACGCGAGCAAGGCGGTCCTGACCGACGCGCTCGCCGGGCGCCAGCGGATGGAGTGA
- a CDS encoding YbaB/EbfC family nucleoid-associated protein has product MFDQFKAMGALAGLMKNKEKLREAGERMQSTLEAARIVGQAGAGLVRVEVSGRLRVLRVEIDPVVASSMGDERSRREAESMITEAVNDAMRAAERVIQQESQRMARELGIEDMPGMEGLTRMLGS; this is encoded by the coding sequence GTGTTTGATCAGTTCAAGGCGATGGGCGCCCTCGCGGGCCTGATGAAGAACAAGGAGAAGCTGCGCGAAGCGGGCGAGCGGATGCAGTCCACTCTCGAAGCGGCGCGGATCGTGGGCCAGGCGGGCGCCGGGCTGGTGCGCGTCGAGGTGAGCGGGCGCCTGCGAGTGCTGCGCGTGGAGATCGACCCGGTGGTCGCGTCGTCGATGGGCGACGAGCGGAGCCGGCGCGAAGCGGAGTCGATGATCACCGAAGCGGTGAACGACGCGATGCGCGCCGCGGAGCGCGTGATCCAGCAGGAGAGCCAGCGCATGGCGCGCGAGCTGGGCATCGAGGACATGCCCGGGATGGAAGGGCTCACCAGGATGCTGGGCTCGTGA